The Dendropsophus ebraccatus isolate aDenEbr1 chromosome 10, aDenEbr1.pat, whole genome shotgun sequence genome has a segment encoding these proteins:
- the LOC138765835 gene encoding olfactory receptor 10A3-like produces MCGANQTSFNEFSLLGFHDFHHIKVVLFCIFLVIYIIILVENCLIVTLVSTCHHLNVPMYIFLRNLALADLLLTSNITPKMLQVTWLEGATISRTGCFMQYYFHCIATYTQSLILTAMAFDRYLAICHPLRYSALMDQKLCFHLSFWPWATTLILIPSEMFLIGQLEFCNTDEIDHFFCDFAPILEMSSTDVSQVVFEDFFLSILLAFLPFILVIISYVCISVAIIKIASSDGRRKAFSTCSSHLATVCMYYGPLIAIYMFPVGGNTPYENKLKSLLYTAFTPLINPVLYSMRNQEIKKASQLLFCRPRAKINP; encoded by the coding sequence ATGTGTGGAGCCAATCAAACCTCCTTTAATGAATTCTCCCTCCTTGGATTTCATGATTTCCACCACATCAAAGTTGTCCTGTTCTGTATTTTCCTTGTGATTTATATCATAATTCTGGTAGAAAATTGCCTCATCGTTACATTAGTGTCGACCTGCCACCACCTCAACGTCCCCATGTACATCTTCCTTCGGAATTTGGCCTTGGCCGATCTTCTCCTCACCTCAAACATCACACCAAAAATGTTACAGGTGACGTGGCTCGAAGGGGCAACCATATCGAGAACCGGCTGCTTTATGCAGTACTACTTCCACTGCATTGCCACCTACACACAGTCCCTGATACTGACCGCCATGGCCTTTGACCGATATTTAGCTATATGTCACCCTCTCCGGTATTCGGCTCTTATGGATCAAAAACTTTGCTTCCATCTCTCATTCTGGCCTTGGGCAACTACGCTCATCCTGATTCCGAGTGAAATGTTCTTGATAGGACAGCTAGAGTTCTGCAACACGGATGAAATCGACCATTTTTTTTGTGACTTTGCCCCCATCTTAGAAATGTCTTCCACTGATGTGTCCCAAGTGGTTTTTGAAGACTTCTTTCTCTCCATCCTCCTGGCCTTTTTGCCATTTATCCTTGTTATAATATCCTACGTCTGTATATCCGTCGCCATCATCAAAATCGCATCCAGTGATGGGCGGAGGAAGGCGTTTTCTACGTGCAGTTCTCACCTCGCCACGGTGTGCATGTATTATGGGCCGTTAATAGCAATATATATGTTTCCAGTCGGGGGAAATACACCGTATGAAAATAAGCTGAAGTCTCTCCTATATACGGCATTTACACCATTGATTAACCCCGTGCTTTACAGCATGAGGAACCAGGAGATAAAAAAGGCATCGCAGCTATTATTCTGTAGGCCAAGAGCAAAAATCAATCCATAG